The Vigna radiata var. radiata cultivar VC1973A unplaced genomic scaffold, Vradiata_ver6 scaffold_221, whole genome shotgun sequence genome window below encodes:
- the LOC106753372 gene encoding uncharacterized protein LOC106753372 yields the protein MEASQGRDVEHNDLQSFLEKCNFNETLIPGPAGNVQAAMLNRLTDEPQSTQEFVNKIAKATYERDFNSNPWIWVETFIKHHGLVEHGNMENVTKLECGKSMLRLPFVACIVKQCNPNGLGDMKISVKDPSVTVSASMHKKVLLHPEFAPDIGVGVVLLLQRVASFSPNRRTYYLNITVRNVVKVFKADIGPPTEELVRASSKPHVACDPCGESNKEKQDVGPSEMPTTSAFNNADTTPMED from the exons ATGGAGGCATCGCAGGGACGTGATGTGGAGCACAATGATCTTCAATCTTTCTTAGAGAAATGCAACTTTAATGAAACGTTGATTCCAGGACCTGCTGGAAATGTACAAGCCGCAATGCTTAACAGGCTGACAGATGAACCCCAAAGCACCCAGGAGTTTGTTAACAAAATAGCAAAGGCAACATATGAAAgagattttaattcaaatccCTGGATTTGGGTAGAAACTTTCATTAAACACCACG GACTTGTAGAACATGGCAATATGGAGAATGTGACAAAGCTTGAATGCGGAAAGTCAATGCTTCGTCTCCCATTTGTGGCATGCATTGTTAAACAGTGTAACCCAAATGGATTGGGTGACATGAAAATATCCGTTAAG GACCCTAGTGTGACAGTGTCTGCTTCTATGCACAAAAAAGTCCTATTGCATCCCGAGTTTGCTCCGGATATAGGAGTTGGTGTTGTCTTGTTATTGCAACGT GTTGCTTCATTCAGTCCTAATCGAAGAACTTACTATTTGAACATAACTGTACGCAACGTCGTAAAG GTGTTCAAAGCAGACATAGGACCTCCGACTGAAGAACTAGTGAGGGCTTCCTCCAAACCTCACGTTGCATGCGATCCATGTGGCGAATCCAACAAGGAAAAGCAAGATGTTGGTCCATCAGAAATGCCAACTACATCTGCCTTCAATAATGCAGACACAACCCCAATGGAAGATTAA
- the LOC106753371 gene encoding protein FAR1-RELATED SEQUENCE 5-like — protein MEPLDMEVVELEAVEFEGVPSCEVNTDDVDNMDNNVPKLQMSFDTIEQPSQRNECPAGITVSLKEGRWYVGTVVTEHNDDMCPKNSNLIRGNRKLNMHSKHTLTMNDDAGVRINKSFISLVNDAGGYENIQFIERDARNYIRQQRRSFCKDGDGQTLLKYFSRMRELNNEFFYEMEMDEHNRICSVFWADARSRAACVNFGYVVSFDTTYLTNKYDMSFAPFVGVNHHGHLILLGCALILAEDTSTFTWLFTCWLRCMSNKPPIAIVTDQCKAMSNAIKVVFPTTNHRWCLCHIKKKIPEKLQSYKNYGLMKNXLKTLVYESYENSLRQKAQKENEADFASLNSTIPCGSQSLIERQYQMEYTQAKFVEVQKDIRSRMNCFIKNMSTEGCRTTYNVKEEFIWEGQCGSKFYVVDYDSLSTDIHCSCKLFEFRGILCRHCLLVLGQEDVRNVPTKYVLHHWSRNVRRRHTLITASYNNYTQEHKMPRYQTLCKCFYDIAEEACHSETA, from the exons ATGGAACCACTTGACATGGAAGTAGTTGAGTTGGAAGCAGTGGAGTTCGAAGGAGTTCCTTCTTGTGAGGTCAACACTGATGACGTGGATAATATGGACAATAATGTTCCAAAACTGCAGATGTCTTTCGATACAATAGAACAG CCCAGTCAAAGAAACGAATGCCCTGCTGGAATCACAGTTTCTCTTAAAGAAGGAAGATGGTATGTAGGGACAGTTGTCACCGAACACAACGATGACATGTGTCCGAAGAACTCAAATCTTATTCGTGGTAATCGAAAACTAAATATGCATTCGAAGCACACTCTTACCATGAATGATGATGCTGGTGTGCGCATTAACAAAAGCTTCATATCATTGGTTAATGATGCTGGTGGATATGAAAACATACAGTTCATTGAACGTGACGCAAGAAATTATATTCGGCAGCAGCGAAGGAGTTTTTGTAAGGATGGAGATGGGCAAACACTtctaaaatacttttcaagaatGAGAGAATTGAACAACGAATTCTTTTATGAGATGGAAATGGacgagcataacagaatttgtAGTGTGTTTTGGGCTGATGCACGCAGTCGTGCAGCTTGTGTAAATTTTGGTTATGTTGTCTCATTCGACACAACCTACctaacaaacaaatatgacaTGTCGTTTGCTCCATTCGTTGGAGTTAATCATCATGGTCATTTGATATTACTTGGTTGTGCTTTGATTTTAGCTGAGGACACTTCAACATTCACATGGCTATTTACTTGTTGGCTTAGATGTATGTCTAACAAGCCTCCGATTGCTATCGTCACAGACCAATGTAAGGCAATGTCGAATGCCATAAAAGTTGTGTTTCCAACCACAAATCATCGTTGGTGCTTGTGCcacataaagaagaaaataccaGAAAAGTTACAATCGTACAAAAATTATGGACTCATGAAAAATNAACTAAAGACTCTTGTGTATGAGTCA TACGAAAATTCCCTACGACAGAAGgcccaaaaagaaaatgaagctGATTTCGCGTCATTGAATTCCACAATACCATGTGGATCTCAATCTCTTATTGAAAGACAATATCAAATGGAGTACACACAGGCTAAATTTGTGGAAGTTCAAAAGGATATCAGATCAAGGATGAATTGCTTCATTAAGAATATGTCCACAGAAGGTTGTAGGACTACATACAATGTCAAAGAAGAGTTCATTTGGGAGGGGCAATGTGGTTCAAAATTCTATGTTGTTGATTATGATTCTCTCTCAACCGATATTCATTGCAGTTGCAAACTTTTTGAGTTTAGAGGAATCTTGTGTCGACATTGCTTATTGGTCCTAGGCCAGGAAGATGTGCGTAATGTACcaacaaaatatgttttacaCCATTGGAGTAGAAATGTACGTAGAAGACACACTTTGATAACAGCATCTTACAACAACTACACTCAAGAACATAAGATGCCGAGATACCAAACTTTGTGTAAATGTTTCTATGACATCGCGGAGGAGGCATGTCATTCTGAGACTGCTTGA